One segment of Rosa chinensis cultivar Old Blush chromosome 6, RchiOBHm-V2, whole genome shotgun sequence DNA contains the following:
- the LOC112174198 gene encoding U-box domain-containing protein 52 isoform X2: protein MSGTKVIVDHDGDGGDHDPYTVFIPFRGYCARKGVQMKEVILDEHDVARALLDYINNNYINNIVVGASTRNALTRRLKGNMDVASILTKSAPEFCSVYVIQKGKMLSVRTAKRPVVNTAAPPKQPIVQGLPPHMPAELSGGENGVRLPKRERTRNGPEKMVAIRERTRSAPTNLTLDQIDIQSHESGSRSSVSSAHNSNAEENEFSGPIPPYGSLDMSSQNLDFCSPSCSPRDSSRQSAREIEAEMRRLKQELKQTMDMYSSACKEAISAKNKAKEIDQWKLEEACKFEEARLAEENALAIAEMEKAKCKAAIEAAEAAQRVAEMEAQRRIQAEMKAKKEADEKNRALTALAHNDVRYRKYTIEEIEEATENFAESMKIGEGGYGPVYKGKLDHTPVAIKVLRPDAAQGRKQFQQEVEVLSCIRYPNMVLLLGACPEYGCLVYEYMDNGSLEDRLLRRGNTPPIPWRKRFKIAAEISTALLFLHHTKPEPLVHRDLKPANILLDHNYVSKISDVGLARLVPASVADEVTQYHMTSAAGTFCYIDPEYQQTGMLTTKSDIYSLGIVLLQIITAKPAMGLSHHVKRSIEKGTFSDMLDPTVLDWPVEEALAFANLALQCTELRKKDRPDLGKVIVPELNRLRHFGKNNVDALTSHGYSSTAHSQSSRPSNSRTSITNSQDLIYKSTCEDGVETVS, encoded by the exons ATGTCAGGAACAAAAGTCATCGTAG aCCACGATGGTGATGGAGGCGATCATGATCCTTACACTGTGTTCATTCCATTCCGTGGATACTGTGCTCGTAAGGGG GTTCAAATGAAAGAGGTCATCCTTGATGAACATGATGTGGCTAGAGCACTTTTGGATTACATCAACAACAACTACATTAACAATATTGTAGTTGGTGCATCAACGAGGAATGCTCTTACAAG GAGGCTCAAAGGTAATATGGATGTTGCGAGCATCTTGACAAAATCTGCGCCAGAGTTTTGTTCGGTATATGTGATACAAAAAGGGAAGATGCTCTCAGTGCGGACGGCTAAGAGGCCTGTGGTTAATACTGCTGCGCCACCAAAACAACCGATCGTCCAGGGACTCCCGCCTCATATGCCAGCTGAATTAAGTGGAGGAGAAAATGGAGTTAGGCTTCCAAAAAGGGAAAGAACAAGGAATGGTCCAGAGAAAATGGTTGCAATACGCGAGAGGACGAGGAGTGCTCCAACAAATCTGACACTGGATCAGattgacattcaaagccatgaaTCAGGATCAAGGTCTTCAGTAAGTAGTGCTCACAATTCAAATGCTGAAGAAAATGAGTTTTCAGGCCCAATTCCTCCATATGGATCACTGGATATGTCTTCCCAAAACTTGGATTTCTGTAGTCCGTCCTGTTCTCCCAGGGATTCATCCAGACAATCTGCA CGGGAGATTGAAGCCGAAATGAGAAGATTGAAGCAGGaattgaaacaaacaatggaCATGTACAGCTCTGCATGCAAAGAAGCCATCTCAGCCAAAAATAAG GCTAAAGAGATTGATCAGTGGAAGCTGGAGGAGGCTTGTAAGTTTGAGGAAGCCAGGCTTGCTGAGGAGAATGCTCTTGCCATTGCAGAGATGGAGAAGGCTAAGTGCAAAGCTGCCATTGAAGCAGCTGAGGCAGCGCAGAGGGTGGCTGAGATGGAAGCTCAGAGAAGAATACAAGCAGAGATGAAGGCAAAGAAAGAGGCAGATGAGAAGAATCGTGCATTGACTGCTTTGGCACATAATGATGTCCGATATAGAAAGTATACCATAGAAGAAATCGAAGAAGCCACCGAAAACTTTGCAGAATCGATGAAAATTGGTGAAGGTGGATATGGACCTGTTTACAAAGGCAAACTTGACCACACACCAGTTGCCATCAAGGTCTTAAGGCCTGATGCTGCTCAAGGGAGGAAGCAATTCCAACAGGAG GTTGAGGTCCTTAGCTGCATTAGGTATCCTAACATGGTCCTCCTACTTGGTGCCTGCCCTGAATACGGGTGCCTGGTGTATGAATACATGGACAATGGAAGCTTAGAAGATCGGCTATTGAGAAGAGGTAACACCCCTCCTATTCCATGGAGGAAACGATTCAAAATAGCTGCTGAGATTTCAACAGCACTACTGTTTCTTCACCATACGAAGCCGGAACCCCTTGTGCACCGAGACCTGAAGCCCGCCAACATCCTCTTAGACCATAACTATGTGAGCAAAATTAGTGATGTTGGCCTAGCACGCTTAGTCCCGGCATCAGTTGCTGATGAGGTCACACAATATCACATGACTTCAGCTGCAGGCACATTTTGTTACATAGATCCAGAATACCAGCAAACAGGCATGTTAACAACAAAGTCAGATATATACTCTTTGGGTATAGTGCTACTCCAGATTATCACAGCCAAGCCTGCTATGGGACTTTCACACCATGTCAAGAGGTCCATTGAGAAAGGAACATTTTCAGATATGCTTGATCCCACGGTGCTGGACTGGCCCGTTGAAGAGGCTCTCGCATTTGCTAATTTGGCTTTGCAGTGCACGGAGCTAAGAAAAAAGGATAGGCCAGATCTTGGTAAAGTTATAGTGCCGGAACTCAACCGATTAAGACATTTTGGAAAGAATAATGTTGATGCACTTACTAGTCATGGATATAGCAGCACTGCTCATAGCCAAAGCTCACGTCCTTCCAATTCAAGAACATCCATTACAAATAGTCAG GATTTAATATACAAGAGTACTTGCGAGGATGGGGTTGAGACAGTGTCCTGA
- the LOC112174198 gene encoding U-box domain-containing protein 51 isoform X1 produces the protein MATPNSAYDDCPPINATAVAVDKDNKNSNLAVRWAIDHLSISQPYLILIHVRNKSHHHDGDGGDHDPYTVFIPFRGYCARKGVQMKEVILDEHDVARALLDYINNNYINNIVVGASTRNALTRRLKGNMDVASILTKSAPEFCSVYVIQKGKMLSVRTAKRPVVNTAAPPKQPIVQGLPPHMPAELSGGENGVRLPKRERTRNGPEKMVAIRERTRSAPTNLTLDQIDIQSHESGSRSSVSSAHNSNAEENEFSGPIPPYGSLDMSSQNLDFCSPSCSPRDSSRQSAREIEAEMRRLKQELKQTMDMYSSACKEAISAKNKAKEIDQWKLEEACKFEEARLAEENALAIAEMEKAKCKAAIEAAEAAQRVAEMEAQRRIQAEMKAKKEADEKNRALTALAHNDVRYRKYTIEEIEEATENFAESMKIGEGGYGPVYKGKLDHTPVAIKVLRPDAAQGRKQFQQEVEVLSCIRYPNMVLLLGACPEYGCLVYEYMDNGSLEDRLLRRGNTPPIPWRKRFKIAAEISTALLFLHHTKPEPLVHRDLKPANILLDHNYVSKISDVGLARLVPASVADEVTQYHMTSAAGTFCYIDPEYQQTGMLTTKSDIYSLGIVLLQIITAKPAMGLSHHVKRSIEKGTFSDMLDPTVLDWPVEEALAFANLALQCTELRKKDRPDLGKVIVPELNRLRHFGKNNVDALTSHGYSSTAHSQSSRPSNSRTSITNSQDLIYKSTCEDGVETVS, from the exons ATGGCCACTCCCAATTCCGCGTATGACGACTGTCCGCCGATCAACGCCACGGCGGTGGCCGTCGACAAGGACAACAAGAACAGCAACTTGGCCGTGCGATGGGCCATTGATCATCTTTCGATCTCGCAACCTTACCTCATTTTAATCCATGTCAGGAACAAAAGTCATC aCCACGATGGTGATGGAGGCGATCATGATCCTTACACTGTGTTCATTCCATTCCGTGGATACTGTGCTCGTAAGGGG GTTCAAATGAAAGAGGTCATCCTTGATGAACATGATGTGGCTAGAGCACTTTTGGATTACATCAACAACAACTACATTAACAATATTGTAGTTGGTGCATCAACGAGGAATGCTCTTACAAG GAGGCTCAAAGGTAATATGGATGTTGCGAGCATCTTGACAAAATCTGCGCCAGAGTTTTGTTCGGTATATGTGATACAAAAAGGGAAGATGCTCTCAGTGCGGACGGCTAAGAGGCCTGTGGTTAATACTGCTGCGCCACCAAAACAACCGATCGTCCAGGGACTCCCGCCTCATATGCCAGCTGAATTAAGTGGAGGAGAAAATGGAGTTAGGCTTCCAAAAAGGGAAAGAACAAGGAATGGTCCAGAGAAAATGGTTGCAATACGCGAGAGGACGAGGAGTGCTCCAACAAATCTGACACTGGATCAGattgacattcaaagccatgaaTCAGGATCAAGGTCTTCAGTAAGTAGTGCTCACAATTCAAATGCTGAAGAAAATGAGTTTTCAGGCCCAATTCCTCCATATGGATCACTGGATATGTCTTCCCAAAACTTGGATTTCTGTAGTCCGTCCTGTTCTCCCAGGGATTCATCCAGACAATCTGCA CGGGAGATTGAAGCCGAAATGAGAAGATTGAAGCAGGaattgaaacaaacaatggaCATGTACAGCTCTGCATGCAAAGAAGCCATCTCAGCCAAAAATAAG GCTAAAGAGATTGATCAGTGGAAGCTGGAGGAGGCTTGTAAGTTTGAGGAAGCCAGGCTTGCTGAGGAGAATGCTCTTGCCATTGCAGAGATGGAGAAGGCTAAGTGCAAAGCTGCCATTGAAGCAGCTGAGGCAGCGCAGAGGGTGGCTGAGATGGAAGCTCAGAGAAGAATACAAGCAGAGATGAAGGCAAAGAAAGAGGCAGATGAGAAGAATCGTGCATTGACTGCTTTGGCACATAATGATGTCCGATATAGAAAGTATACCATAGAAGAAATCGAAGAAGCCACCGAAAACTTTGCAGAATCGATGAAAATTGGTGAAGGTGGATATGGACCTGTTTACAAAGGCAAACTTGACCACACACCAGTTGCCATCAAGGTCTTAAGGCCTGATGCTGCTCAAGGGAGGAAGCAATTCCAACAGGAG GTTGAGGTCCTTAGCTGCATTAGGTATCCTAACATGGTCCTCCTACTTGGTGCCTGCCCTGAATACGGGTGCCTGGTGTATGAATACATGGACAATGGAAGCTTAGAAGATCGGCTATTGAGAAGAGGTAACACCCCTCCTATTCCATGGAGGAAACGATTCAAAATAGCTGCTGAGATTTCAACAGCACTACTGTTTCTTCACCATACGAAGCCGGAACCCCTTGTGCACCGAGACCTGAAGCCCGCCAACATCCTCTTAGACCATAACTATGTGAGCAAAATTAGTGATGTTGGCCTAGCACGCTTAGTCCCGGCATCAGTTGCTGATGAGGTCACACAATATCACATGACTTCAGCTGCAGGCACATTTTGTTACATAGATCCAGAATACCAGCAAACAGGCATGTTAACAACAAAGTCAGATATATACTCTTTGGGTATAGTGCTACTCCAGATTATCACAGCCAAGCCTGCTATGGGACTTTCACACCATGTCAAGAGGTCCATTGAGAAAGGAACATTTTCAGATATGCTTGATCCCACGGTGCTGGACTGGCCCGTTGAAGAGGCTCTCGCATTTGCTAATTTGGCTTTGCAGTGCACGGAGCTAAGAAAAAAGGATAGGCCAGATCTTGGTAAAGTTATAGTGCCGGAACTCAACCGATTAAGACATTTTGGAAAGAATAATGTTGATGCACTTACTAGTCATGGATATAGCAGCACTGCTCATAGCCAAAGCTCACGTCCTTCCAATTCAAGAACATCCATTACAAATAGTCAG GATTTAATATACAAGAGTACTTGCGAGGATGGGGTTGAGACAGTGTCCTGA